One Nematostella vectensis chromosome 10, jaNemVect1.1, whole genome shotgun sequence genomic window carries:
- the LOC116602261 gene encoding uncharacterized protein LOC116602261 isoform X1, which yields MVSFALHFNERVEPEEIDHKKIQRALKAKDDGDVSDSAYHELKMVAGSSLPSLYGIQKERKAQNAIIPITEFEGNAKGCSRSIKDILSYSSDVIGNAGGNVITLWFSGDGRKTTKKLGSVMTTFCFPAENSVKRSPEREYCISIYDGKESYDILKATLRGVFDEMKALGRTGILVNGLEYTIDWVMCADWKFMACILGINSPCALYFCIWCECSKRMIRDFSIPQWPITRTLNQCRARVGCPNAKGVQCLPLVDIEFTKVIPDTLHLKLRIMGKLLNQVACWAIEQNVKKAMEEAIEALGVRFCFYDVQDDSGKTTTKWSSLDCDGLETIIRGLDIHAFLGDMENKSITSLDCLTKAQLVEECRKFHLRSTGTKDFLRATLKDHLDRNNIVFEPSSTPTCEKTILSISELTQVWKSLMVLTDALGANPGDEAYLRADAFQEKARQWGTKFRKATFDEDVIPYIHVLVYHVPQFLEIHGTIHQFNCQTVEKKNHMQNKTFHRGSQKGGKNSNYTVQSRVILGCTKLELIEQCMSNQPQFLILGAKNGKLFSCYLTTVGVPSIHG from the exons ATGGTCAGTTTTGCCCTACATTTCAATGAGAGGGTTGAGCCTGAGGAGATTGACCATAAAAAGATCCAAAGAGCTCTCAAG gccaaagatgatggtgatgtttctGACTCAGCATACCATGAGCTAAAGATGGTAGCTGGGTCCAGCTTGCCATCACTGTATGGGATacagaaagagagaaaagCTCAAAATGCAATCATTCCTATTACAGAATTTGAAGGG AATGCAAAAGGATGTTCAAGATCCATCAAGGACATTCTAAGTTATAGTTCAGATGTCATTGGAAATGCAGGGGGCAATGTTATAACCCTTTGGTTTTCTGGTGATGGTAGAAAAACCACCAAAAAACTTGGGAGTGTTATGACAACCTTCTGCTTTCCAGCAGAAAACTCTGTTAAAAGAAGCCCAGAAAGGGAATACTGTATATCTATATATGATG gCAAGGAGTCATATGACATCCTAAAGGCGACCTTGAGAGGGGTTTTTGATGAGATGAAGGCCCTAGGGAGAACTGGCATTCTTGTTAATGGCCTTGAATACACTATTGATTG GGTGATGTGTGCTGACTGGAAGTTCATGGCGTGTATTCTCGGAATTAATAGTCCCTGTGCCTTGTACTTCTGCATTTGGTGCGAATGCAGCAAAAGGATGATCAGAGACTTTTCTA TCCCACAATGGCCCATAACCAGAACCTTAAACCAGTGCCGTGCACGTGTTGGGTGTCCAAATGCCAAGGGAGTTCAATGTTTACCTCTCGTGGACATTGAATTTACCAAGGTCATACCCGACACCCTGCACCTCAAATTGAGGATCATGGGAAAACTTCTCAACCAG GTTGCTTGCTGGGCTATAGAGCAGAATGTTAAAAAAGCCATGGAAGAAGCAATAGAAGCTTtgg GTGTGAGGTTTTGTTTCTATGATGTCCAGGATGACAGTGGCAAAACCACAACCAAGTGGAGCTCTTTGGATT GTGATGGTTTGGAAACTATCATTAGGGGGCTTGATATCCATGCCTTCCTAGGAGACATGGAGAACAAGTCCATCACCAGCCTTGACTGTCTGACCAAAGCCCAGCTAGTGGAGGAATGTAGGAAGTTCCATCTGAGGTCGACAGGCACCAAGGACTTCCTACGTGCCACACTCAAGGATCATCTTGACCGCAACAACATAGTGTTTGAg CCATCGTCCACTCCcacttgtgagaaaacaattctTAGCATATCAGAGCTGACACAAGTGTGGAAAAGTTTGATGGTCCTCACTGATGCTCTTGGGGCAAATCCTGGAGATGAAGCATATCTTCGAGCAGATGCTTTTCAAGAAAAGGCCCGCCAATGGGGAACCAAATTTAGAAAGGCCACGTTTGATGAG GATGTAATTCCATATATACATG TTCTTGTTTATCATGTCCCCCAATTTTTGGAGATTCATGGCACGATCCACCAGTTCAATTGCCAGACAGTGGAAAAGAAAAACCACATGCAGAACAAGACATTCCACAGGGGTAGCCAGAAAGGGGGGAAAAATAGCAACTACACTGTACAG TCCCGTGTCATTCTCGGGTGTACGAAATTGGAGCTCATCGAACAGTGCATGTCGAATCAGCCACAATTCCTTATCCTCGGAGCAAAGAATGGGAAGCTTTTCTCTTGCTACCTCACTACTGTCGGGGTTCCCAGCATTCACGGCTAA
- the LOC116602261 gene encoding uncharacterized protein LOC116602261 isoform X3 has translation MVSFALHFNERVEPEEIDHKKIQRALKNAKGCSRSIKDILSYSSDVIGNAGGNVITLWFSGDGRKTTKKLGSVMTTFCFPAENSVKRSPEREYCISIYDGKESYDILKATLRGVFDEMKALGRTGILVNGLEYTIDWVMCADWKFMACILGINSPCALYFCIWCECSKRMIRDFSIPQWPITRTLNQCRARVGCPNAKGVQCLPLVDIEFTKVIPDTLHLKLRIMGKLLNQVACWAIEQNVKKAMEEAIEALGVRFCFYDVQDDSGKTTTKWSSLDCDGLETIIRGLDIHAFLGDMENKSITSLDCLTKAQLVEECRKFHLRSTGTKDFLRATLKDHLDRNNIVFEPSSTPTCEKTILSISELTQVWKSLMVLTDALGANPGDEAYLRADAFQEKARQWGTKFRKATFDEDVIPYIHVLVYHVPQFLEIHGTIHQFNCQTVEKKNHMQNKTFHRGSQKGGKNSNYTVQSRVILGCTKLELIEQCMSNQPQFLILGAKNGKLFSCYLTTVGVPSIHG, from the exons ATGGTCAGTTTTGCCCTACATTTCAATGAGAGGGTTGAGCCTGAGGAGATTGACCATAAAAAGATCCAAAGAGCTCTCAAG AATGCAAAAGGATGTTCAAGATCCATCAAGGACATTCTAAGTTATAGTTCAGATGTCATTGGAAATGCAGGGGGCAATGTTATAACCCTTTGGTTTTCTGGTGATGGTAGAAAAACCACCAAAAAACTTGGGAGTGTTATGACAACCTTCTGCTTTCCAGCAGAAAACTCTGTTAAAAGAAGCCCAGAAAGGGAATACTGTATATCTATATATGATG gCAAGGAGTCATATGACATCCTAAAGGCGACCTTGAGAGGGGTTTTTGATGAGATGAAGGCCCTAGGGAGAACTGGCATTCTTGTTAATGGCCTTGAATACACTATTGATTG GGTGATGTGTGCTGACTGGAAGTTCATGGCGTGTATTCTCGGAATTAATAGTCCCTGTGCCTTGTACTTCTGCATTTGGTGCGAATGCAGCAAAAGGATGATCAGAGACTTTTCTA TCCCACAATGGCCCATAACCAGAACCTTAAACCAGTGCCGTGCACGTGTTGGGTGTCCAAATGCCAAGGGAGTTCAATGTTTACCTCTCGTGGACATTGAATTTACCAAGGTCATACCCGACACCCTGCACCTCAAATTGAGGATCATGGGAAAACTTCTCAACCAG GTTGCTTGCTGGGCTATAGAGCAGAATGTTAAAAAAGCCATGGAAGAAGCAATAGAAGCTTtgg GTGTGAGGTTTTGTTTCTATGATGTCCAGGATGACAGTGGCAAAACCACAACCAAGTGGAGCTCTTTGGATT GTGATGGTTTGGAAACTATCATTAGGGGGCTTGATATCCATGCCTTCCTAGGAGACATGGAGAACAAGTCCATCACCAGCCTTGACTGTCTGACCAAAGCCCAGCTAGTGGAGGAATGTAGGAAGTTCCATCTGAGGTCGACAGGCACCAAGGACTTCCTACGTGCCACACTCAAGGATCATCTTGACCGCAACAACATAGTGTTTGAg CCATCGTCCACTCCcacttgtgagaaaacaattctTAGCATATCAGAGCTGACACAAGTGTGGAAAAGTTTGATGGTCCTCACTGATGCTCTTGGGGCAAATCCTGGAGATGAAGCATATCTTCGAGCAGATGCTTTTCAAGAAAAGGCCCGCCAATGGGGAACCAAATTTAGAAAGGCCACGTTTGATGAG GATGTAATTCCATATATACATG TTCTTGTTTATCATGTCCCCCAATTTTTGGAGATTCATGGCACGATCCACCAGTTCAATTGCCAGACAGTGGAAAAGAAAAACCACATGCAGAACAAGACATTCCACAGGGGTAGCCAGAAAGGGGGGAAAAATAGCAACTACACTGTACAG TCCCGTGTCATTCTCGGGTGTACGAAATTGGAGCTCATCGAACAGTGCATGTCGAATCAGCCACAATTCCTTATCCTCGGAGCAAAGAATGGGAAGCTTTTCTCTTGCTACCTCACTACTGTCGGGGTTCCCAGCATTCACGGCTAA
- the LOC116602261 gene encoding uncharacterized protein LOC116602261 isoform X2, with translation MVSFALHFNERVEPEEIDHKKIQRALKAKDDGDVSDSAYHELKMVAGSSLPSLYGIQKERKAQNAIIPITEFEGNAKGCSRSIKDILSYSSDVIGNAGGNVITLWFSGDGRKTTKKLGSVMTTFCFPAENSVKRSPEREYCISIYDGKESYDILKATLRGVFDEMKALGRTGILVNGLEYTIDWVMCADWKFMACILGINSPCALYFCIWCECSKRMIRDFSIPQWPITRTLNQCRARVGCPNAKGVQCLPLVDIEFTKVIPDTLHLKLRIMGKLLNQVACWAIEQNVKKAMEEAIEALGVRFCFYDVQDDSGKTTTKWSSLDCDGLETIIRGLDIHAFLGDMENKSITSLDCLTKAQLVEECRKFHLRSTGTKDFLRATLKDHLDRNNIVFEPSSTPTCEKTILSISELTQVWKSLMVLTDALGANPGDEAYLRADAFQEKARQWGTKFRKATFDEDVIPYIHVLVYHVPQFLEIHGTIHQFNCQTVEKKNHMQNKTFHRGSQKGGKNSNYTVQIMERENRKLFSRENNLERVKRKYQKQ, from the exons ATGGTCAGTTTTGCCCTACATTTCAATGAGAGGGTTGAGCCTGAGGAGATTGACCATAAAAAGATCCAAAGAGCTCTCAAG gccaaagatgatggtgatgtttctGACTCAGCATACCATGAGCTAAAGATGGTAGCTGGGTCCAGCTTGCCATCACTGTATGGGATacagaaagagagaaaagCTCAAAATGCAATCATTCCTATTACAGAATTTGAAGGG AATGCAAAAGGATGTTCAAGATCCATCAAGGACATTCTAAGTTATAGTTCAGATGTCATTGGAAATGCAGGGGGCAATGTTATAACCCTTTGGTTTTCTGGTGATGGTAGAAAAACCACCAAAAAACTTGGGAGTGTTATGACAACCTTCTGCTTTCCAGCAGAAAACTCTGTTAAAAGAAGCCCAGAAAGGGAATACTGTATATCTATATATGATG gCAAGGAGTCATATGACATCCTAAAGGCGACCTTGAGAGGGGTTTTTGATGAGATGAAGGCCCTAGGGAGAACTGGCATTCTTGTTAATGGCCTTGAATACACTATTGATTG GGTGATGTGTGCTGACTGGAAGTTCATGGCGTGTATTCTCGGAATTAATAGTCCCTGTGCCTTGTACTTCTGCATTTGGTGCGAATGCAGCAAAAGGATGATCAGAGACTTTTCTA TCCCACAATGGCCCATAACCAGAACCTTAAACCAGTGCCGTGCACGTGTTGGGTGTCCAAATGCCAAGGGAGTTCAATGTTTACCTCTCGTGGACATTGAATTTACCAAGGTCATACCCGACACCCTGCACCTCAAATTGAGGATCATGGGAAAACTTCTCAACCAG GTTGCTTGCTGGGCTATAGAGCAGAATGTTAAAAAAGCCATGGAAGAAGCAATAGAAGCTTtgg GTGTGAGGTTTTGTTTCTATGATGTCCAGGATGACAGTGGCAAAACCACAACCAAGTGGAGCTCTTTGGATT GTGATGGTTTGGAAACTATCATTAGGGGGCTTGATATCCATGCCTTCCTAGGAGACATGGAGAACAAGTCCATCACCAGCCTTGACTGTCTGACCAAAGCCCAGCTAGTGGAGGAATGTAGGAAGTTCCATCTGAGGTCGACAGGCACCAAGGACTTCCTACGTGCCACACTCAAGGATCATCTTGACCGCAACAACATAGTGTTTGAg CCATCGTCCACTCCcacttgtgagaaaacaattctTAGCATATCAGAGCTGACACAAGTGTGGAAAAGTTTGATGGTCCTCACTGATGCTCTTGGGGCAAATCCTGGAGATGAAGCATATCTTCGAGCAGATGCTTTTCAAGAAAAGGCCCGCCAATGGGGAACCAAATTTAGAAAGGCCACGTTTGATGAG GATGTAATTCCATATATACATG TTCTTGTTTATCATGTCCCCCAATTTTTGGAGATTCATGGCACGATCCACCAGTTCAATTGCCAGACAGTGGAAAAGAAAAACCACATGCAGAACAAGACATTCCACAGGGGTAGCCAGAAAGGGGGGAAAAATAGCAACTACACTGTACAG ATCATGGAGAGggaaaacagaaaactgtTCAGTAGGGAAAATAATTTGGAAAGGGTCAagagaaaatatcaaaagcagtga
- the LOC116604581 gene encoding uncharacterized protein LOC116604581 isoform X2, whose product MYLILVTLLSLVYIQSHAAPLISTEPVIEFTIPLVENGKDSVEKIRLDAKSNSALFSVPSVQGSNAGDIMEDFNKKLTLIRVPYLRACFVSRGVSDASSLAALKLGLGLNEFQAGEGVDVSKLTKETNTWKVSSLLVDRRLLSQGMDSLCARFPIYFARQLVTSATDENQADKEQDESQSMRRKRSQNCVGTVCRYIWVKLSRHSSHL is encoded by the exons ATGTATTTGATCCTGGTAACCCTCCTCTCGCTAGTTTACATTCAAAGCCATGCAGCTCCACTCATCTCAACG GAGCCTGTTATTGAGTTTACCATCCCACTCGTAGAAAACGGAAAGGACAGCGTTGAAAAGATTCGCCTAGATGCCAAGTCTAATTCCGCATTGTTCTCTGTCCCTTCTGTTCAAGGGTCAAATGCAGGAGACATTATGGAGGATTTCAATAAG AAACTAACTCTGATCCGAGTGCCTTATCTTCGCGCTTGCTTCGTTTCACGAGGAGTCTCCGATGCTTCGTCCCTCGCGGCACTGAAATTAGGCCTGGGACTGAATGAG tttCAGGCTGGCGAAGGTGTTGATGTTTCTAAGCTgacaaaagaaacaaacacTTGGAAAGTTAGCTCGCTGCTGGTAGACCGCCGCCTGTTAAGTCAGGGGATGGATTCTCTTTGCGCCCGCTTTCCTATCTACTTTGCTAGGCAACTAGTCACATCTGCCACCGATGAAAACCAAGCAGACAAAGAGCAAGACGAAAGCCAAA GCATGCGCAGAAAGAGGAGTCAGAATTGTGTTGGAACAGTATGCAGATATATATGG gtAAAATTATCACGTCACTCGTCACACTTGTAG
- the LOC116604581 gene encoding uncharacterized protein LOC116604581 isoform X1, with the protein MYLILVTLLSLVYIQSHAAPLISTEPVIEFTIPLVENGKDSVEKIRLDAKSNSALFSVPSVQGSNAGDIMEDFNKKLTLIRVPYLRACFVSRGVSDASSLAALKLGLGLNEFQAGEGVDVSKLTKETNTWKVSSLLVDRRLLSQGMDSLCARFPIYFARQLVTSATDENQADKEQDESQSMRRKRSQNCVGTVCRYIWVFRWNAATNSYWKKLVRRCDSLC; encoded by the exons ATGTATTTGATCCTGGTAACCCTCCTCTCGCTAGTTTACATTCAAAGCCATGCAGCTCCACTCATCTCAACG GAGCCTGTTATTGAGTTTACCATCCCACTCGTAGAAAACGGAAAGGACAGCGTTGAAAAGATTCGCCTAGATGCCAAGTCTAATTCCGCATTGTTCTCTGTCCCTTCTGTTCAAGGGTCAAATGCAGGAGACATTATGGAGGATTTCAATAAG AAACTAACTCTGATCCGAGTGCCTTATCTTCGCGCTTGCTTCGTTTCACGAGGAGTCTCCGATGCTTCGTCCCTCGCGGCACTGAAATTAGGCCTGGGACTGAATGAG tttCAGGCTGGCGAAGGTGTTGATGTTTCTAAGCTgacaaaagaaacaaacacTTGGAAAGTTAGCTCGCTGCTGGTAGACCGCCGCCTGTTAAGTCAGGGGATGGATTCTCTTTGCGCCCGCTTTCCTATCTACTTTGCTAGGCAACTAGTCACATCTGCCACCGATGAAAACCAAGCAGACAAAGAGCAAGACGAAAGCCAAA GCATGCGCAGAAAGAGGAGTCAGAATTGTGTTGGAACAGTATGCAGATATATATGGGTATTTAGATGGAACGCGGCAACAAATTCATATTGGAAAAAATTAGTGAGACGTTGTGATTCTCTTTGTTAG